The Phoenix dactylifera cultivar Barhee BC4 chromosome 12, palm_55x_up_171113_PBpolish2nd_filt_p, whole genome shotgun sequence genome has a window encoding:
- the LOC103708912 gene encoding glycerol-3-phosphate dehydrogenase [NAD(+)], chloroplastic isoform X2, which yields MAALIAEPSLVAPLFPSSGAPRRNLSPSGGNLGFRLKPFPLSVVSPPLPPACPCSAGTLDPDPAEERPTSNSSTKVGGRKGGRDRRRAVRIAWEKLVRWSRSWRSKAKSDILERTKKVVVLGGGSFGTAMAAHVASKKAEMEVAMLVRDVDVCRAINESHFNSKYFPEHKLPENIIATTNAKDALLGADFCLHAVPVQFSSSFLEGISQHVGPNLPFISLSKGLELNTLRMMSQIIPHALGNPRQPFIVLSGPSFAVELMKKLPTAMVVASKDKKLASAIQQLLASPHLRISSSSDVTGVEIAGALKNVLAIAAGIVEGMNLGNNCMAALVAQGCSEIRWLATKMGAKPTTLTGLSGSGDVMLTCFVNLSRNRTVGLRLGSGEKLDDILNSMNQVAEGVSTAGAVIALAQKYHVKMPVLTAVARIIDNELTPKKAVLELMSLPQVEEV from the exons ATGGCCGCTCTCATCGCGGAGCCCTCTCTCGTCgctcctctcttcccttcttccgGCGCTCCTCGCCGGAACCTCTCTCCATCGGGGGGAAATCTAGGGTTCCGCCTCAAGCCCTTCCCTCTCTCCGTCGTCTCCCCACCGCTCCCTCCCGCCTGCCCCTGCTCCGCCGGAACCCTAGACCCCGACCCGGCGGAGGAGAGGCCTACTTCTAACTCTAGCACTAAGGTGGGAGGCAGAAAAGGGGGCAGGGATAGGCGGAGGGCGGTGAGGATCGCGTGGGAGAAGCTGGTCCGCTGGTCCCGGTCCTGGCGATCCAAGGCCAAGAGCGACATCCTCGAACGGACCAAGAAG GTTGTGGTTCTTGGTGGTGGATCATTTGGGACGGCAATGGCAGCGCATGTTGCAAGCAAGAAGGCTGAAATGGAAGTTGCAATGCTTGTTAGGGATGTTGATGTTTGTCGAGCTATAAACGAGTCCCACTTTAATAG CAAATACTTCCCAGAACACAAACTGCCAGAAAATATTATTGCAACAACAAATGCAAAGGATGCTTTACTTGGAGCTGACTTTTGCTTACATGCTGTTCCTGTACAG TTCAGCTCATCCTTTCTTGAAGGAATTTCACAACATGTTGGACCGAACTTGCCATTCATATCTCTTAGCAAAGGTTTAGAACTGAATACTTTAAGGATGATGTCTCAAATTATTCCACATGCACTGGGAAACCCTCGCCAACCTTTTATTGTGCTATCGGGGCCTTCATTTGCAGTGGAGTTGATGAAGAAATTGCCAACAG CAATGGTGGTGGCATCAAAAGATAAGAAGCTGGCAAGTGCCATCCAGCAGTTATTAGCTTCACCCCATCTAAGGATAAGCTCATCCAG TGATGTTACAGGAGTTGAAATTGCTGGTGCACTCAAAAATGTACTTGCCATAGCAGCAGGTATTGTGGAGGGGATGAATCTTGGAAATAATTGTATGGCAGCTCTTGTTGCACAGGGTTGTTCTGAGATACGATGGTTGGCAACAAAG ATGGGAGCAAAGCCAACGACACTTACTGGTCTATCAGGATCTGGCGACGTTATGCTTACATGTTTTGTGAATCTTTCACGAAATAGAACTGTCGGATTGCGTCTTGGATCAGGAGAGAAACTTGATGATATATTGAATTCAATGAATCAG GTAGCTGAAGGTGTATCAACAGCTGGGGCTGTTATTGCATTGGCTCAGAAATACCATGTAAAAATGCCAGTCTTGACAGCAGTTGCCCGCATCATTGAcaacgagttgactccaaaaaAGGCTGTTTTGGAGTTGATGAGCCTTCCACAG GTTGAAGAGGTATGA
- the LOC103708912 gene encoding glycerol-3-phosphate dehydrogenase [NAD(+)], chloroplastic isoform X3 produces the protein MAALIAEPSLVAPLFPSSGAPRRNLSPSGGNLGFRLKPFPLSVVSPPLPPACPCSAGTLDPDPAEERPTSNSSTKVGGRKGGRDRRRAVRIAWEKLVRWSRSWRSKAKSDILERTKKVVVLGGGSFGTAMAAHVASKKAEMEVAMLVRDVDVCRAINESHFNSKYFPEHKLPENIIATTNAKDALLGADFCLHAVPVQFSSSFLEGISQHVGPNLPFISLSKGLELNTLRMMSQIIPHALGNPRQPFIVLSGPSFAVELMKKLPTAMVVASKDKKLASAIQQLLASPHLRISSSSDVTGVEIAGALKNVLAIAAGIVEGMNLGNNCMAALVAQGCSEIRWLATKVAEGVSTAGAVIALAQKYHVKMPVLTAVARIIDNELTPKKAVLELMSLPQVEEV, from the exons ATGGCCGCTCTCATCGCGGAGCCCTCTCTCGTCgctcctctcttcccttcttccgGCGCTCCTCGCCGGAACCTCTCTCCATCGGGGGGAAATCTAGGGTTCCGCCTCAAGCCCTTCCCTCTCTCCGTCGTCTCCCCACCGCTCCCTCCCGCCTGCCCCTGCTCCGCCGGAACCCTAGACCCCGACCCGGCGGAGGAGAGGCCTACTTCTAACTCTAGCACTAAGGTGGGAGGCAGAAAAGGGGGCAGGGATAGGCGGAGGGCGGTGAGGATCGCGTGGGAGAAGCTGGTCCGCTGGTCCCGGTCCTGGCGATCCAAGGCCAAGAGCGACATCCTCGAACGGACCAAGAAG GTTGTGGTTCTTGGTGGTGGATCATTTGGGACGGCAATGGCAGCGCATGTTGCAAGCAAGAAGGCTGAAATGGAAGTTGCAATGCTTGTTAGGGATGTTGATGTTTGTCGAGCTATAAACGAGTCCCACTTTAATAG CAAATACTTCCCAGAACACAAACTGCCAGAAAATATTATTGCAACAACAAATGCAAAGGATGCTTTACTTGGAGCTGACTTTTGCTTACATGCTGTTCCTGTACAG TTCAGCTCATCCTTTCTTGAAGGAATTTCACAACATGTTGGACCGAACTTGCCATTCATATCTCTTAGCAAAGGTTTAGAACTGAATACTTTAAGGATGATGTCTCAAATTATTCCACATGCACTGGGAAACCCTCGCCAACCTTTTATTGTGCTATCGGGGCCTTCATTTGCAGTGGAGTTGATGAAGAAATTGCCAACAG CAATGGTGGTGGCATCAAAAGATAAGAAGCTGGCAAGTGCCATCCAGCAGTTATTAGCTTCACCCCATCTAAGGATAAGCTCATCCAG TGATGTTACAGGAGTTGAAATTGCTGGTGCACTCAAAAATGTACTTGCCATAGCAGCAGGTATTGTGGAGGGGATGAATCTTGGAAATAATTGTATGGCAGCTCTTGTTGCACAGGGTTGTTCTGAGATACGATGGTTGGCAACAAAG GTAGCTGAAGGTGTATCAACAGCTGGGGCTGTTATTGCATTGGCTCAGAAATACCATGTAAAAATGCCAGTCTTGACAGCAGTTGCCCGCATCATTGAcaacgagttgactccaaaaaAGGCTGTTTTGGAGTTGATGAGCCTTCCACAG GTTGAAGAGGTATGA